CCATCCCCGCGCCAATTAACTCTGCCTGGGATGGACCGAATATGGGCGGTTCAAATTCAATGACTCCAACACTGTGGATGCCTGAGTAGAGGAAGCTTTCTCCATAACCTGCAGCTTCCATGATTTTTCTTGCTTTTGCTTCTGCGAGGCGTCCTTCCACACCGGGAACCATGTTTTGGGCGCAGGTTTTTTCAGCGTGGATCGCGGCTTCCAGCGCCTCCATCATCCTGCTGTCCTGCTTACCAACCAGGACCGGACGGCCAATCGCTCCATGATAGCCTTCGTACCGGGGAGCAACAGTAACTTGGACCAGCTCATTTTCTCCAATTTCCCTAAAGGTTGTGCGGCACATCAGCGTCCGGGAATTCGGTCCTGAACCTACCATGGTATCTATACCGGTACCTTCTGCTCCAGCTTTCCGCATGGCACCTTCAATCACAGCCGCTACTTCCCGCTCCGTCACACCAGGCCTGATTGCCTCAACAGCAGCGCGGAAGCCAATTTCCGCTATTTCATAAGCATAGCGGATTACTTCCATCTCAGCCGGGGTTTTGATGGCCCGCAGCATGCACACTGCATTTTCCACATCAACCCACTCGGCATGTTTGAGAACGTTTTTAAATGCCAAATACACCGGGGCACCCATTAAGTCGCCGCCGGCTAAACCAATCCTCTTAACCGCGCTGATATCCATGATATCAGAGATGATTTCTGCCAGGCTTTCAATCTTGGTATGGGGAT
Above is a genomic segment from Bacillota bacterium containing:
- a CDS encoding aminopeptidase P family protein, whose product is MSNRKPVIPLGEYPKRWVKVQGLMKDQDLDLLIAYADDHAVFGPAHCRWLANIPIHFEPVCILFHQTGQPIVLCGPESPDYIRHVGQIQDVRVLEEFCHPNEDYPHTKIESLAEIISDIMDISAVKRIGLAGGDLMGAPVYLAFKNVLKHAEWVDVENAVCMLRAIKTPAEMEVIRYAYEIAEIGFRAAVEAIRPGVTEREVAAVIEGAMRKAGAEGTGIDTMVGSGPNSRTLMCRTTFREIGENELVQVTVAPRYEGYHGAIGRPVLVGKQDSRMMEALEAAIHAEKTCAQNMVPGVEGRLAEAKARKIMEAAGYGESFLYSGIHSVGVIEFEPPIFGPSQAELIGAGMVLSIDIPVFNTPWGGFRIENGYYITENGSEPLTNIDYIIQK